The window GTGGTGGCCAACATTTATCTCAACCACAAGAAGAAGCGTAGTGCAGCAGGCGAGTCTCTCAGCAAGCAGGAGTATCTCAGCAAGCAGACCGTTGCAGCAGGCAATTATCCCGATCAGCAGGATTATCCCAGCAGCCGGCAAGAGTATCTCAGAAAGCAGCAGTCTGTGGATAATCGGGTCAAAATATGGCCGATCGTGAAGGAAAGCCTCCAGGGCCCTGCCTTATCGGCAATGTTGCTCGGCATTGCTCTTGGCCTGTTCACCCAGCCGGAAAGTGTCTATAAAAGCTTCTACGACCCCCTCTTCCGCGGCTTGCTTTCGATCTTGATGCTGGTCATGGGTATGGAGGCTTGGTCAAGACTTGGCGAACTACGTAAGGTAGCTCAGTGGTACGTCGTGTATAGCGTAGTGGCACCGCTGGTGCATGGGTTCATCGCCTTCGGTCTCGGCATGATTGCCCACTACACCACGGGATTCAGCCTGGGCGGTGTTGTGATCCTGGCCGTCATCGCCGCCTCCAGTTCAGACATCTCAGGTCCGCCCACGTTGCGAGCTGGGATTCCATCAGCCAATCCCTCTGCCTACATCGGTGCTTCCACAGCCATCGGTACACCCATTGCGATTGGTATAGCAATACCGCTCTTCCTCGGGCTCGCCCAGGCGATCAGCGGCAGCTAATCCCAGACGGGTCGCGGTCTTTCGGCCCTCCCTTGACCCGGCAGACCAAGCGACTCAATATATAAGATCAATTACGGTAAGGAGGTAACCAACATGGCCAAGCCAGCCAAAAAGCTCGTCATCATCACGGAAAAGATTCTGCTGAAAAAGATCGCCGATATCATCGAAGAATCCGGGGCAACCGGTTATACGGTTCTGGAAACCGGCGGTAAAGGCAGTCGCAACGTGCGCTCGTCGGGACAACCTAGCGTTTCTGACACCAATGCGAATATAAAGTTCGAGGTGCTCACCCCCGATCGAGATATGGCCGAGGATATTGCGGATAAGGTCGCAATAAAGTTTTTCCTCGATTTTGCGGGCATGATCTATATCTGTGACGCGGAGGTACTGTACGGGCACAGTTTCTGTGGACCAGACGGCTGTTGAATTGAGACGACTCGAAACAAAAAAAAGCCGGGGCATGACCCCGGTTTTTAGTAGCCGTATTTCTTGCCTGCGGGACTTGGGTCTCAGTTGCAGTCCCCGACACTCGGCTTTCTGATTGGTGGTATGGTCATTGCCGCCCTCGGTAGCCAACTGGAAATTCCAGATGGGATCTATAAGTTCATCGTCTTCATGCTGCTCATAAAAGTCGGCCTGAGCGGCGGCATTGCGATCCGCAATGGCAATCTGCCATAGATGCTGTTACCCGCGCTGTTCGCCGTGGTATATTAACGCTCCAGCCAAGCTCTCATCTTACCGGGATTCAGCAACCCATAAGGGTCAATCTGTTCTTTGAACTTTAATTGCTCAACATTAACGGTTTTCATCCCCCCATCTTCCAGAATGTAGGTGTGAGGATTGGCAATGAAAGCTCCCTTCTCTTCGTGATAGTGAATGATTTCGTTGAGGCGTTCTTCAGTGGTGTAGCGCACCACTTGCAA of the Allocoleopsis franciscana PCC 7113 genome contains:
- a CDS encoding P-II family nitrogen regulator, with the translated sequence MAKPAKKLVIITEKILLKKIADIIEESGATGYTVLETGGKGSRNVRSSGQPSVSDTNANIKFEVLTPDRDMAEDIADKVAIKFFLDFAGMIYICDAEVLYGHSFCGPDGC
- a CDS encoding sodium-dependent bicarbonate transport family permease; the encoded protein is MDFLSLFLMDFVKQLQSPTLGFLIGGMVIAALGTELVIPEAINQIIVFMLLMKIGLTGGMAIRNSNLTEMILPAAFAVAVGIIVVFIARYTLAKLPNVKTVDAIATGGLFGAVSGSTMAAALTLLEEQKMPYEAWAAALYPFMDIPALVMAIVVANIYLNHKKKRSAAGESLSKQEYLSKQTVAAGNYPDQQDYPSSRQEYLRKQQSVDNRVKIWPIVKESLQGPALSAMLLGIALGLFTQPESVYKSFYDPLFRGLLSILMLVMGMEAWSRLGELRKVAQWYVVYSVVAPLVHGFIAFGLGMIAHYTTGFSLGGVVILAVIAASSSDISGPPTLRAGIPSANPSAYIGASTAIGTPIAIGIAIPLFLGLAQAISGS